TTTTTGTTACTTATCAGTATAACATTCAAAACGTTTAGTTAGATCACCTATTCATGTTCCATTTCCATGATATTGCTCGAAAATAGTGGCATGAGATTTTTGTCAGAATTTCATGTCTTCAAGCATGCTCATCACTATCTCTTTTTGAGGGCAAGATAAGTTGGTAAACAATAGACAAATACAGCTGATAATGGATATCTATCTCTTGTAGTTCTCTCAAGCAAATTATTGTACTTTGTTATAGTTCTTGTTAGTTTAATTGTGCCTAATCACAATGGAAAACTATTTCAGTTTTCTTGCAGATGGAAAATTCTGGAGCAAGCCCTTTAAAAGATACTCCCGTTGAATTAGATGCAGTTTCAGAGGAAGAGTACTTTTCTCAGTCTACATTACTCAAAGAATTTATTGAAATCCCCACAATTGAGAAGGCATGGACTTTGAAATCTAACATTGGTATTGCTACGTTGACCCTCTCTGGATCTTCCGAGGGATAAATATAGATATTTTGTCATAGCACTTCTTTTCTGTCCCCTACAAAAAGGAATTAGCTACGAATTTTTTGCCTATTTGTTGCGAATTGTTAAATTGTTCGTCGCTAACAAATTTTTTTGCTAATCCGTCGCTAAATTGCTCGTAGCTAACATAGTTTTTTGATAATCCGTTGTTAAATTGCTCGTAGCTAACAGATTTTTTTTGATGATCTGTCTTCAAATAGGAGTAGTgatggattttgttgtttagctaCAGAATTTGACCGTCACTAATTCCTGTTTGTTATGCATATCATGATTTGTGAGAGCCAAAAGATGACTAGTAATGTTCTTTCGATTGTTTTGTGGCGTTAGGAAGCTCACAGGTTATGTTCTCAATTAACCAACCTAACTTACTGGAGAACAAGAAGAGGAGATATGCATCATTTAGTCACATTTCTAAAGAAAAAGATGATTCTGTACAATTTCATTGGGCTGCTTTCCCTATTGAGATGGATACAGCATCTTTGATGGTTCCCTCTCCATCAGGCTCAAAGCTTGTTGTAGTTCGAAATGCTGAAAATGGTTCTCCTACTCGCTTTGAGATTTGGAGTTCATCTCAGATGGAAAGGGAGTTTCATGTTCCTTCGTCTATCCACGGATCTGTATATTCCGATGGATGGTAATTTAATTCACTATCCAAAAAGcactattttcattttcttatcaTGCTTCAACCTGATGTAACCAGTAACCAGTTTAATGCTACAATTTGGTAATATTATTAAGTCATTAATTAGTTGCTATTTCTATCATTGCCTGGTCTCAGGTTCGAGGGAATTTCCTGGAATTCTGATGAGACTTTGATTGCTTATGTTGCTGAGGATCCTGTTTGTGCAAAACCTACATTTACATGTTTTGGCTACGAAAAAGGGGATTGTCTAGATAAAGACTGCAATAGCTGGAAAGGACAAGGAGATTGGGAAGAGGGCTGGGGCGAAGCATATGCTGGGAAAAGGCTACCGAAGCCTTTTGTCATCAACATTAATAGGTTAATGTAGCTGATATCTGCTTAACTAATCCTGTAACCTTTATCATTTAAACGTGATGTGCAAGCTACAACTTTCTGCAGCGGAGAGGTACGCGCTCTAGATGGCATAGAGAAGTCAGTGAGTGTTGGACAAGTTATCTGGGCTCCACCGGTGAAGGGCTCACTACAATATCTAGTTTTTGTTGGGTGGCCATCAGGGATGAGAAAGCTTGGTATCAAATACTGCACTAATAGGCCTTGTTCTCTTTATGCTGTTAGAGCTCCTAGTTTTAGATCAGAACCACGTCTATCTGGGTAGGTTGCTTTCTCTGAAGTTGCTTTCTCTGAAGAAGCCTTTCCTTTTTCAAAGATTTTGACAGCATGCTTACATTATACTTCTTTATTGCCACTGAACCGACTAAGTATTTATTGATATATTCTCTTTGatattcttgctatttgattcTTTTATCATCAGGACGGATGCAAACCTATCGGCAGTTATGCTGACAGAGAGCATAAGTAGTGCATACTTCCCTCGTTTTAGGTATGTCTTCTTGTTAGAATTATTGGCTCTCAACAACTCCTCCCAACAAAAGAACAAAGCAAATTGGAAGAGTAACCTTAAAATGGGAAATGACAAATGggtaacaaagaaaaagaaaacaattcaGAAGTTCACTTTGAGACTTGAGAGGCTCATGGATTTTATTTGCCTCGCTTACTTTTCTTGGTGTGGTCTGTCTACATCACACCTCTTGGGGTGTGCCCTTCCCGGACCCTACTAACAAGGGAAGCTTTGTGCACAGGGCTGCCCTTTTTTGACTTTCCTTTAATAGATAAAAAGGTGATATGGCTGCTTAGCTTAGTGGCAAAATCTTATAAACTCTTAACTAAATTTCTTTCATACTTCAACACTCGGTGGTGTAGATAACTTTTTTCAAACTATAACACAAAATCTAACAACCATTCTTGTTTTTCTCAATTCCCAGTCCAGATGGaaaattcttggtgtttttatCTTCAAAAAGTGCTGTAGATTCTGGAGCACATAATGGAACAGAGTCACTTCATAGAATTGATTGGTCCTTTGATGCAGAGCCACTTCCGCATAATAAAATTGTTGATTTGGTATTATTTTTCTGCTTTGCTCACAAACTTATATGAGTGGTTGTAAAAGAATCAGTCACTTACAACTCCTATTTTTATTAAAAGTAGTACTCTTGAGTAAACTAATAAAGTTTCTCAAGGATGGATTGCGAGAATCATGAATCTACTTGTCTTGGTGATTACTATCTCTTTAAACTTCTAGGATGCATGACACTGGCTTTAATGTTCATATGTTTTAAAGTTGCTTTACCATGGTTAAGATGTATAATTTCTtctgcaccttttttttttttgggttatgtatgttgatgctaTTTTCCACTTAGTCTTAGTTGGATAGAGATTATAATTTATTAGTTCTTGTGGTCACTGTCCTTCTTGTTAAATTGAACACATGGATGGTATAATGATTTCACCTTTCCATTTTCTGAGTTGCTGATTATATTAATTTACTGTTATGTTCAATGACCTCTGTAGGTTCCTGTTGTGATGTGTGCTGAAGATGGAGGCTTCCCTGGGCTATATTGTTCAAATATTCTTAGTACCCCGTGGCTTTCTGATGGACGCACTATGATTTTATCATCTGCCTGGGGCAGCACCCTAGTTATACTAACCGTGGATGTCTTGAGGTAAAGCAGGGAAGACATTCTGTCTCCATTGTACTCAAATGTTATACATCTTCTTATGTGTTCAACCACATGCTCGTTTACTTTCAGAGGAGATGTATCACGAATCAGCCCTAGCACATCAGAGTTTTCATGGGATGTCCTTACTCTGGATGGTGACAATATAATTGCAAGTAAGAGTTAATGTTGACTTTTTAATGTACAACCTCTTTGCCGACCATGTTACTCCATGTAAGCTGGCATTTTAACTTGTCAAAAAAGAATCACGGTTGACACCTGAAATCTTATGTTTGATCTTGAAATTTATTGCCTAATCAAAAGCCAAGAAGAGTCTTCTGATGCTGTTTTTTTCTTTGAAGTATGTAGCAGTCCAGTTGATGTTCCTGAAATCAAGTATGGTTGTCTTGTCGGGAATGCCTCCGATAACACCAGCTGGAATTGGCTAGATATCTCAAGCCCCATAACCAAATGCTCTGAAAAGGTGAATATAATGTCCGTATTGCTTAAATTTTGGCTGGACTTCAACTAATAAGACAAGCCTTTTCCTAATTTTTTCCTGTGATTCTTCAAAGGTGAGGTCTTTGTTGTCATCCAAGGAATTTTATATAATGCCGATCCCTGTAAGAAATGTCTCTGAGGATCTCACAAGAGGTACGAGCTAAATCAGAATAAATTTGCATCGTGGCcttgccttttcttttttaaatgtgTATAAACCGAGATATTATAGATGAGTTCAACAGATGTAATATTTATTCTCAGCtcaactttttgtttttctctgcTTCCAATTTAGTGCCTAAATATGATTCATGTTAGGTGCAAGCAAACCTTATGAAGCTATTTTTGCATCCTCCAAATCAAAGAAGCATGATGCATGTGACCCACTGATTGTAGTCCTTCATGGGGGTCCTCACTGTGTTTCATTGTCAAGCTTCTCAAAGTCTTCAGCTTTCCTTTGCTCGCTTGGATTTAGCTTGCTTATTGTAAGTTACAGGTAAATTAAGAGTACCATAACCACTCATCTCAGAAATAAAGCATTATCTTGATCATATTACAAAACCAATCTCTTATATGAGGTCTTTCCAGAGGTTCCTTGGGATTTGGTGAGGAAGCAGTGCAATCTCTTCCAAGGAGGGCGGGTTCGCAGGTGCTTTTTGTCCAACCTTCTCTATGAGAGTCAATTTCTATTCTTTTTTATGACAAGGAACCtgcagccgctaccctttgggTACGCATAGGATAAACcccgctcctgtgcaatagcccacaaaccacacaggagagataacccgcactaggcaagccccgtgtgACGCGCTCatcccagaaggcaaatcccctgctgtcATAGGCAAAGGGTTTTGAaactgagacctccattatggaaGTCCCATGCTTAATTAACGGAGCCACTTTCTATTCTCTGAAATCATATTTCATCCATAATGAGgacatttcttttaaaaatttctttccATTGTTGAACATCCACAGGATGTTAGTGATGTACTTGCTGCCATAGACCATGTCATTGGGATGGGATTTGCAAATCCGTCCAAAATTGCTTCTGTTGGCATATCCCATGGTGGATTTTTGACAACACACTTGATAGGCCAGGTTGGTTACTAAATATTTGTGCATGGCCATTAGAAATCCGTTCTGATACTTCGTCTATTAGGTGATAGGAAAAGTCCATTATTCTATTCTTACTGATGCACCTCATGCAGGCACCAGAAAAGTTTGCTGCTGCAGCTGCTAGGAACCCAGTATGCAACCTTGCTCTAATGGTTGGTACAACTGATATACCTGATTGGTGCTATTTTGAGGCATTTGGAAGTGAAGCAAAATCAAACTTTACAGCAGCACCTTCAGCTGAACACCTTGCTGTATTCTACAAGAAGTCCCCAATTTCACATGTATCCAAGGTCTTCATCAGCTGTATTGCTGTTATTGTTGAATACGGCTACTAGATTATAGTTATCATTTTTCATCTACTTActtcaaacaaaaagaaactgGAAATGGGATGAAGAAAAAATTGCAGTTAATTTCTTCTTGGCATACTTTTTGCTGGTGCTTAAATTACTGGAACTTACACAGGACTAGATAGTTTTATTGATGCTCCTACACTCATATGGTGGTAATCCTGCAGGTCCAAGCTCCCACACTCATGCTTTTAGGTTCCAAGGATCTTCGCGTGCCCATTACTGATGGATTACAAGTATGtactttcctattttttttattattatttttttttaatccctcGTGCGCGTAAAATCAGACTAACAATGGAAAACTGACACCAAATTCAATCGCTTCCTTGGCTGCACTCAAACATTTCACTGCTCTTAATCCAAGCAGCTATTCTCTATCGCTTGAGttctccaattttctctctGAGTTTAACATGAAAGAATGCATTCTGCTATTAATTGGGACTCTCATGGGACAATCATTCAGCTCATTTGATCATCTTGTGACAATGAAGTTAAGTAATCAGACAAGCATGAAACCTTCGTAAAATGCTACAGCTCTCTCTTTCATTCTGGAGAAACCTTAGTATGTCTTGACTGGTTCGATGATTGATATAAACATTTCATCTTGTAAAcatttttttattcttctaTATCTGTGCAGTATGCACGAGCATTGCAGGAGAAAGGGGTAGAAGTTAAGGTGATGACGTTTCCTGATGACATACACGAACTCGACAGGTAATTGTGTTCCTTCCCCTAATTTGAAAACTAGTTTTTCCCCCCAACCCGACAGGATCAATAACAGTTCTCCACTTGCCGTGAAGTGACTAAATTTCACATTATGACTACATAGTGAGATCTAATACCATGCATTTACTTACTTGGCAGACCAAGAACGGACTTTGAAAGCTTTCTTAACATTGGAGTGTGGTTTAAGAAGTACTGCTCATAGATTGCCAGATAAATCGGTGTTTTTGCAACAAGAATGTTAAGAGATTCATGGTTATGTTGAAACCTGGTCTTCCAAGGAAATGAAGGTCATAAAATGACTCGAATTGATCATTGATCATACTACTGAAATGCTTGTAAT
This portion of the Lycium ferocissimum isolate CSIRO_LF1 chromosome 1, AGI_CSIRO_Lferr_CH_V1, whole genome shotgun sequence genome encodes:
- the LOC132063605 gene encoding acylamino-acid-releasing enzyme-like isoform X1, which produces MENSGASPLKDTPVELDAVSEEEYFSQSTLLKEFIEIPTIEKAWTLKSNIGSSQVMFSINQPNLLENKKRRYASFSHISKEKDDSVQFHWAAFPIEMDTASLMVPSPSGSKLVVVRNAENGSPTRFEIWSSSQMEREFHVPSSIHGSVYSDGWFEGISWNSDETLIAYVAEDPVCAKPTFTCFGYEKGDCLDKDCNSWKGQGDWEEGWGEAYAGKRLPKPFVININSGEVRALDGIEKSVSVGQVIWAPPVKGSLQYLVFVGWPSGMRKLGIKYCTNRPCSLYAVRAPSFRSEPRLSGTDANLSAVMLTESISSAYFPRFSPDGKFLVFLSSKSAVDSGAHNGTESLHRIDWSFDAEPLPHNKIVDLVPVVMCAEDGGFPGLYCSNILSTPWLSDGRTMILSSAWGSTLVILTVDVLRGDVSRISPSTSEFSWDVLTLDGDNIIAICSSPVDVPEIKYGCLVGNASDNTSWNWLDISSPITKCSEKVRSLLSSKEFYIMPIPVRNVSEDLTRGASKPYEAIFASSKSKKHDACDPLIVVLHGGPHCVSLSSFSKSSAFLCSLGFSLLIVSYRGSLGFGEEAVQSLPRRAGSQDVSDVLAAIDHVIGMGFANPSKIASVGISHGGFLTTHLIGQAPEKFAAAAARNPVCNLALMVGTTDIPDWCYFEAFGSEAKSNFTAAPSAEHLAVFYKKSPISHVSKVQAPTLMLLGSKDLRVPITDGLQYARALQEKGVEVKVMTFPDDIHELDRPRTDFESFLNIGVWFKKYCS
- the LOC132063605 gene encoding acylamino-acid-releasing enzyme-like isoform X2, with translation MENSGASPLKDTPVELDAVSEEEYFSQSTLLKEFIEIPTIEKAWTLKSNIGSSQVMFSINQPNLLENKKRRYASFSHISKEKDDSVQFHWAAFPIEMDTASLMVPSPSGSKLVVVRNAENGSPTRFEIWSSSQMEREFHVPSSIHGSVYSDGWFEGISWNSDETLIAYVAEDPVCAKPTFTCFGYEKGDCLDKDCNSWKGQGDWEEGWGEAYAGKRLPKPFVININSGEVRALDGIEKSVSVGQVIWAPPVKGSLQYLVFVGWPSGMRKLGIKYCTNRPCSLYAVRAPSFRSEPRLSGTDANLSAVMLTESISSAYFPRFSPDGKFLVFLSSKSAVDSGAHNGTESLHRIDWSFDAEPLPHNKIVDLVPVVMCAEDGGFPGLYCSNILSTPWLSDGRTMILSSAWGSTLVILTVDVLRGDVSRISPSTSEFSWDVLTLDGDNIIAICSSPVDVPEIKYGCLVGNASDNTSWNWLDISSPITKCSEKVRSLLSSKEFYIMPIPVRNVSEDLTRGASKPYEAIFASSKSKKHDACDPLIVVLHGGPHCVSLSSFSKSSAFLCSLGFSLLIVSYRGSLGFGEEAVQSLPRRAGSQAPEKFAAAAARNPVCNLALMVGTTDIPDWCYFEAFGSEAKSNFTAAPSAEHLAVFYKKSPISHVSKVQAPTLMLLGSKDLRVPITDGLQYARALQEKGVEVKVMTFPDDIHELDRPRTDFESFLNIGVWFKKYCS
- the LOC132063605 gene encoding acylamino-acid-releasing enzyme-like isoform X3, yielding MFSINQPNLLENKKRRYASFSHISKEKDDSVQFHWAAFPIEMDTASLMVPSPSGSKLVVVRNAENGSPTRFEIWSSSQMEREFHVPSSIHGSVYSDGWFEGISWNSDETLIAYVAEDPVCAKPTFTCFGYEKGDCLDKDCNSWKGQGDWEEGWGEAYAGKRLPKPFVININSGEVRALDGIEKSVSVGQVIWAPPVKGSLQYLVFVGWPSGMRKLGIKYCTNRPCSLYAVRAPSFRSEPRLSGTDANLSAVMLTESISSAYFPRFSPDGKFLVFLSSKSAVDSGAHNGTESLHRIDWSFDAEPLPHNKIVDLVPVVMCAEDGGFPGLYCSNILSTPWLSDGRTMILSSAWGSTLVILTVDVLRGDVSRISPSTSEFSWDVLTLDGDNIIAICSSPVDVPEIKYGCLVGNASDNTSWNWLDISSPITKCSEKVRSLLSSKEFYIMPIPVRNVSEDLTRGASKPYEAIFASSKSKKHDACDPLIVVLHGGPHCVSLSSFSKSSAFLCSLGFSLLIVSYRGSLGFGEEAVQSLPRRAGSQDVSDVLAAIDHVIGMGFANPSKIASVGISHGGFLTTHLIGQAPEKFAAAAARNPVCNLALMVGTTDIPDWCYFEAFGSEAKSNFTAAPSAEHLAVFYKKSPISHVSKVQAPTLMLLGSKDLRVPITDGLQYARALQEKGVEVKVMTFPDDIHELDRPRTDFESFLNIGVWFKKYCS